In the genome of Mytilus edulis chromosome 3, xbMytEdul2.2, whole genome shotgun sequence, one region contains:
- the LOC139516870 gene encoding apoptosis-stimulating of p53 protein 1-like isoform X10: MTMRRKLPGGVDLTLTELQDMAARQQHQIESQQQVLVAKEQRLKFLKQQEQKQQQITVENERLKKLRDKIETQEMKLRKLRELRGEVEKQQSNNGNLNSELDSVKALFTEKEKELVMAVAKVEQLTQQLEEIKKERANQKNGEKSAAAIELEKLKQELMLRNKMNEQQNSKLNAHREMLSKRKDEVSKMDNRIQELQQRLKKKKAHQAEQHKQMANQNKGPNRPIGSNIAAIEPYLQYSNKQENGDIDLKSEFAKQDPKYQTLPTNTKFALPEKSKISKDNESKEQNNNTTKQEQMRIPLSVNVNSDSKSVQNGFSQNQLSSSIIKAAKRHQSMSTTSTTNSISQSYSAPPPIPARAATTNLTYLAPRPFGTTYSTNVLTNRIHAPVSSVNVNEEVRTSGSGQSSPASSEGSQKELPHDMHGTLINDPLQPTGAPTVYVKHGQENNSQQKSHDQVDSSRVIGTKNKVENGHSSSKDSPPNSSSGGSDNSLNNGGTSTNISKQPLRYASKNLIANTYMGRLGPEAMKKYQQNFNMLYSGDTSEKTDNKKDSETKDQNKNDNVTSQGSPLSPTRHGHQHPQGLHSPGSPHYTDIASDKVSHNRNTPRTIRRRHSDSENEDMTKLLHKYNVHSPQHQQNAFNFNNLQHETQATSFMDQIPEKVPVDDLGNLVDVQMTDEKNSDSNTSSSISPVESPKIEQTTVVRRKKTNLKHANSIKNANRVSFDPLALLLDASLEGELELVKRCASQVANVSESNDEGITALHNAICAGHYDIVTFLVEFGCDVNSPDSDGWTPLHCAASCNNLPMVKFLVEHGACIFATTISDQETAAEKCEEEEEGFDNCSDYLYSIQEKLGILNNGAVYAVFDYDGLNSDELSFTIGDEITVLKKGDEHEKEWWWSKISKTEGYIPRNLVGLYPRVLPDQSSSDS, encoded by the exons ATGACAATGAGGAGAAAG TTACCAGGTGGAGTGGATCTGACCTTGACAGAGCTCCAGGACATGGCTGCTCGACAACAACATCAGATTGAAAGTCAGCAGCAAGTCCTGGTTGCTAAGGAGCAAAGActtaaatttttgaaacaacaagaacaaaaacAACAGCAAATAACAGTAGAAAATGAACGATTGAAAAAGTTACGAGACAAGATTGAAACACAAGAAATGAAACTCAGAAAGTTGAGAGAGCTGAGAGGAGAGGTTGAAAAACAGCAAAGTAACAATGGAAATTTAA ATTCAGAGCTGGATAGTGTTAAAGCGTTGTttacagaaaaagaaaaagaattagtGATGGCAGTAGCCAAAGTGGAACAATTAACACAACAAttagaagaaataaaaaaagaaagagcaAATCAGAAAAATGGAGAAAAAAGTGCTGCTGCAATTGAATTAGAAAAACTGAAGCAAGAATTGATG cTGAGAAATAAAATGAATGAGCAACAGAATTCTAAGTTGAATGCTCACAGGGAAATGTTAAGTAAAAGAAAGGACGAAGTATCCAAAATGGATAACAGAATTCAAGAACTTCAGCAaagattaaagaaaaagaaagcaCATCAAGCAGAACAACATAAACAAATGGCCAATCAAAACAAAGGACCAAATCGTCCAATTGGATCAAATATTGCGGCCATTGAGCCATACTTACAATACTCAAACAAGCAAGAAAATGGTGATATTGATTTAAAATCAGAATTTGCAAAGCAAGATCCAAAATATCAAACTCTTCCAACAAATACAAAGTTTGCTTTACCTGAAAAGTCGAAAATTTCAAAAGACAACGAGAGCaaagaacaaaataataatacaacAAAACAAGAACAGATGAGAATTCCATTAAGTGTAAATGTTAATTCAGACTCCAAATCTGTGCAAAATGGATTTTCTCAAAATCAGTTATCAAGTTCTATAATAAAAGCTGCTAAGCGTCATCAGAGCATGTCAACAACGTCAACAACAAACAGTATTTCACAATCGTATTCTGCTCCCCCACCGATACCCGCTAGAGCAGCTACAACAAATCTGACATACTTAGCACCCAGACCATTTGGTACAACTTACAGTACTAATGTGTTGACAAACAGGATACATGCCCCTGTGTCTTCCGTCAATGTAAACGAGGAAGTACGAACAAGTGGTAGTGGACAAAGTTCACCAGCATCGAGTGAAGGTTCTCAGAAAGAATTACCACATGATATGCATGGAACGTTAATAAATGATCCTTTACAACCAACTGGTGCTCCAACTGTCTATGTTAAACATGGACAGGAAAATAATTCTCAGCAAAAATCACATGATCAAGTGGATTCTTCTCGTGTTATCGGTACTAAAAATAAGGTAGAAAATGGACATTCATCATCAAAAGATTCACCACCGAATTCAAGCTCTGGTGGCTCAGACAATTCATTGAATAATGGTGGCACATCAACGAATATCTCAAAACAACCGCTAAGGTATGCATCCAAGAATCTTATAGCTAACACTTACATGGGTCGTTTAGGACCTGAAGccatgaaaaaatatcaacaaaattttaatatgttatatagTGGTGATACAAGTGAGAAAACAGACAATAAAAAAGATTCAGAAACAAAGgatcaaaataaaaatgacaatgttACGTCACAGGGCAGTCCACTATCACCAACACGGCATGGACATCAACATCCACAAGGATTACATTCTCCAGGATCTCCACATTACACAGACATTGCATCAGATAAAGTCAGTCACAATCGGAATACACCAAGGACTATAAGACGGAGACATTCTGACAGTGAAAATGAAGATATGACTAAATTACTTCATAAATATAATGTTCATTCTCCACAACATCaacaaaatgcatttaatttcaataatttgcAGCATGAAACGCAGGCTACTTCATTTATGGATCAAATTCCAGAAAAAGTGCCTGTCGATGATTTAGGAAATTTAGTGGATGTTCAAATGACTGATGAAAAAAATAGTGATTCAAATACTTCTTCCTCCATTTCGCCAGTAGAAAGTCCAAAAATAGAACAAACCACAGTTGTTCGGAggaagaaaacaaatttgaaacaTGCAAATTCTATCAAAAATGCAAACCGTGTTAGTTTTGATCCATTAGCCTTGTTGTTAGATGCTTCTTTGGAAGGAGAATTAGAATTGGTGAAAAGATGTGCTAGTCAG GTAGCTAATGTTAGTGAGTCAAATGATGAGGGGATAACAGCATTACATAATGCAATATGTGCTGGTCATTATGATATTGTCACTTTCTTAGTGGAGTTTGGTTGTGATGTTAATTCTCCTGATAGCGATGGATG GACTCCCTTACATTGTGCAGCTTCATGTAACAATTTACCGATGGTTAAATTCTTAGTGGAGCATGGAGCATGTATTTTCGCCACAACAATCAGTGACCAGGAGACAGCAGCTGAGAAATGTGAAGAGGAAGAGGAAGGATTTGATAACTGTTCTGATTATCTTTATA GTATACAAGAAAAACTGGGTATCCTAAATAACGGTGCAGTGTATGCCGTTTTTGACTATGATGGCCTAAATTCAGATGAACTTAGTTTTACTATTGGAGATGAAATAACAGTCCTCAAAAAGGGAGATGAACATGAAAAGGAATGGTGGTGGTCCAAAATCTCAAAAACAGAAGGATATATACCCAGGAATTTAGTAGGG ttATACCCAAGAGTATTACCAGACCAGTCCTCTTCAGATAGCTGA
- the LOC139516870 gene encoding apoptosis-stimulating of p53 protein 1-like isoform X9: MKTSVKLPGGVDLTLTELQDMAARQQHQIESQQQVLVAKEQRLKFLKQQEQKQQQITVENERLKKLRDKIETQEMKLRKLRELRGEVEKQQSNNGNLNSELDSVKALFTEKEKELVMAVAKVEQLTQQLEEIKKERANQKNGEKSAAAIELEKLKQELMLRNKMNEQQNSKLNAHREMLSKRKDEVSKMDNRIQELQQRLKKKKAHQAEQHKQMANQNKGPNRPIGSNIAAIEPYLQYSNKQENGDIDLKSEFAKQDPKYQTLPTNTKFALPEKSKISKDNESKEQNNNTTKQEQMRIPLSVNVNSDSKSVQNGFSQNQLSSSIIKAAKRHQSMSTTSTTNSISQSYSAPPPIPARAATTNLTYLAPRPFGTTYSTNVLTNRIHAPVSSVNVNEEVRTSGSGQSSPASSEGSQKELPHDMHGTLINDPLQPTGAPTVYVKHGQENNSQQKSHDQVDSSRVIGTKNKVENGHSSSKDSPPNSSSGGSDNSLNNGGTSTNISKQPLRYASKNLIANTYMGRLGPEAMKKYQQNFNMLYSGDTSEKTDNKKDSETKDQNKNDNVTSQGSPLSPTRHGHQHPQGLHSPGSPHYTDIASDKVSHNRNTPRTIRRRHSDSENEDMTKLLHKYNVHSPQHQQNAFNFNNLQHETQATSFMDQIPEKVPVDDLGNLVDVQMTDEKNSDSNTSSSISPVESPKIEQTTVVRRKKTNLKHANSIKNANRVSFDPLALLLDASLEGELELVKRCASQVANVSESNDEGITALHNAICAGHYDIVTFLVEFGCDVNSPDSDGWTPLHCAASCNNLPMVKFLVEHGACIFATTISDQETAAEKCEEEEEGFDNCSDYLYSIQEKLGILNNGAVYAVFDYDGLNSDELSFTIGDEITVLKKGDEHEKEWWWSKISKTEGYIPRNLVGLYPRVLPDQSSSDS; this comes from the exons TTACCAGGTGGAGTGGATCTGACCTTGACAGAGCTCCAGGACATGGCTGCTCGACAACAACATCAGATTGAAAGTCAGCAGCAAGTCCTGGTTGCTAAGGAGCAAAGActtaaatttttgaaacaacaagaacaaaaacAACAGCAAATAACAGTAGAAAATGAACGATTGAAAAAGTTACGAGACAAGATTGAAACACAAGAAATGAAACTCAGAAAGTTGAGAGAGCTGAGAGGAGAGGTTGAAAAACAGCAAAGTAACAATGGAAATTTAA ATTCAGAGCTGGATAGTGTTAAAGCGTTGTttacagaaaaagaaaaagaattagtGATGGCAGTAGCCAAAGTGGAACAATTAACACAACAAttagaagaaataaaaaaagaaagagcaAATCAGAAAAATGGAGAAAAAAGTGCTGCTGCAATTGAATTAGAAAAACTGAAGCAAGAATTGATG cTGAGAAATAAAATGAATGAGCAACAGAATTCTAAGTTGAATGCTCACAGGGAAATGTTAAGTAAAAGAAAGGACGAAGTATCCAAAATGGATAACAGAATTCAAGAACTTCAGCAaagattaaagaaaaagaaagcaCATCAAGCAGAACAACATAAACAAATGGCCAATCAAAACAAAGGACCAAATCGTCCAATTGGATCAAATATTGCGGCCATTGAGCCATACTTACAATACTCAAACAAGCAAGAAAATGGTGATATTGATTTAAAATCAGAATTTGCAAAGCAAGATCCAAAATATCAAACTCTTCCAACAAATACAAAGTTTGCTTTACCTGAAAAGTCGAAAATTTCAAAAGACAACGAGAGCaaagaacaaaataataatacaacAAAACAAGAACAGATGAGAATTCCATTAAGTGTAAATGTTAATTCAGACTCCAAATCTGTGCAAAATGGATTTTCTCAAAATCAGTTATCAAGTTCTATAATAAAAGCTGCTAAGCGTCATCAGAGCATGTCAACAACGTCAACAACAAACAGTATTTCACAATCGTATTCTGCTCCCCCACCGATACCCGCTAGAGCAGCTACAACAAATCTGACATACTTAGCACCCAGACCATTTGGTACAACTTACAGTACTAATGTGTTGACAAACAGGATACATGCCCCTGTGTCTTCCGTCAATGTAAACGAGGAAGTACGAACAAGTGGTAGTGGACAAAGTTCACCAGCATCGAGTGAAGGTTCTCAGAAAGAATTACCACATGATATGCATGGAACGTTAATAAATGATCCTTTACAACCAACTGGTGCTCCAACTGTCTATGTTAAACATGGACAGGAAAATAATTCTCAGCAAAAATCACATGATCAAGTGGATTCTTCTCGTGTTATCGGTACTAAAAATAAGGTAGAAAATGGACATTCATCATCAAAAGATTCACCACCGAATTCAAGCTCTGGTGGCTCAGACAATTCATTGAATAATGGTGGCACATCAACGAATATCTCAAAACAACCGCTAAGGTATGCATCCAAGAATCTTATAGCTAACACTTACATGGGTCGTTTAGGACCTGAAGccatgaaaaaatatcaacaaaattttaatatgttatatagTGGTGATACAAGTGAGAAAACAGACAATAAAAAAGATTCAGAAACAAAGgatcaaaataaaaatgacaatgttACGTCACAGGGCAGTCCACTATCACCAACACGGCATGGACATCAACATCCACAAGGATTACATTCTCCAGGATCTCCACATTACACAGACATTGCATCAGATAAAGTCAGTCACAATCGGAATACACCAAGGACTATAAGACGGAGACATTCTGACAGTGAAAATGAAGATATGACTAAATTACTTCATAAATATAATGTTCATTCTCCACAACATCaacaaaatgcatttaatttcaataatttgcAGCATGAAACGCAGGCTACTTCATTTATGGATCAAATTCCAGAAAAAGTGCCTGTCGATGATTTAGGAAATTTAGTGGATGTTCAAATGACTGATGAAAAAAATAGTGATTCAAATACTTCTTCCTCCATTTCGCCAGTAGAAAGTCCAAAAATAGAACAAACCACAGTTGTTCGGAggaagaaaacaaatttgaaacaTGCAAATTCTATCAAAAATGCAAACCGTGTTAGTTTTGATCCATTAGCCTTGTTGTTAGATGCTTCTTTGGAAGGAGAATTAGAATTGGTGAAAAGATGTGCTAGTCAG GTAGCTAATGTTAGTGAGTCAAATGATGAGGGGATAACAGCATTACATAATGCAATATGTGCTGGTCATTATGATATTGTCACTTTCTTAGTGGAGTTTGGTTGTGATGTTAATTCTCCTGATAGCGATGGATG GACTCCCTTACATTGTGCAGCTTCATGTAACAATTTACCGATGGTTAAATTCTTAGTGGAGCATGGAGCATGTATTTTCGCCACAACAATCAGTGACCAGGAGACAGCAGCTGAGAAATGTGAAGAGGAAGAGGAAGGATTTGATAACTGTTCTGATTATCTTTATA GTATACAAGAAAAACTGGGTATCCTAAATAACGGTGCAGTGTATGCCGTTTTTGACTATGATGGCCTAAATTCAGATGAACTTAGTTTTACTATTGGAGATGAAATAACAGTCCTCAAAAAGGGAGATGAACATGAAAAGGAATGGTGGTGGTCCAAAATCTCAAAAACAGAAGGATATATACCCAGGAATTTAGTAGGG ttATACCCAAGAGTATTACCAGACCAGTCCTCTTCAGATAGCTGA
- the LOC139516870 gene encoding apoptosis-stimulating of p53 protein 1-like isoform X5, with translation MERQNGKFSYDSNEEDWDLTTLQFLNSQLESYVNMLPGGVDLTLTELQDMAARQQHQIESQQQVLVAKEQRLKFLKQQEQKQQQITVENERLKKLRDKIETQEMKLRKLRELRGEVEKQQSNNGNLNSELDSVKALFTEKEKELVMAVAKVEQLTQQLEEIKKERANQKNGEKSAAAIELEKLKQELMLRNKMNEQQNSKLNAHREMLSKRKDEVSKMDNRIQELQQRLKKKKAHQAEQHKQMANQNKGPNRPIGSNIAAIEPYLQYSNKQENGDIDLKSEFAKQDPKYQTLPTNTKFALPEKSKISKDNESKEQNNNTTKQEQMRIPLSVNVNSDSKSVQNGFSQNQLSSSIIKAAKRHQSMSTTSTTNSISQSYSAPPPIPARAATTNLTYLAPRPFGTTYSTNVLTNRIHAPVSSVNVNEEVRTSGSGQSSPASSEGSQKELPHDMHGTLINDPLQPTGAPTVYVKHGQENNSQQKSHDQVDSSRVIGTKNKVENGHSSSKDSPPNSSSGGSDNSLNNGGTSTNISKQPLRYASKNLIANTYMGRLGPEAMKKYQQNFNMLYSGDTSEKTDNKKDSETKDQNKNDNVTSQGSPLSPTRHGHQHPQGLHSPGSPHYTDIASDKVSHNRNTPRTIRRRHSDSENEDMTKLLHKYNVHSPQHQQNAFNFNNLQHETQATSFMDQIPEKVPVDDLGNLVDVQMTDEKNSDSNTSSSISPVESPKIEQTTVVRRKKTNLKHANSIKNANRVSFDPLALLLDASLEGELELVKRCASQVANVSESNDEGITALHNAICAGHYDIVTFLVEFGCDVNSPDSDGWTPLHCAASCNNLPMVKFLVEHGACIFATTISDQETAAEKCEEEEEGFDNCSDYLYSIQEKLGILNNGAVYAVFDYDGLNSDELSFTIGDEITVLKKGDEHEKEWWWSKISKTEGYIPRNLVGLYPRVLPDQSSSDS, from the exons ATGGAACGACAAAATGGGAAATTTTCATATGACAGTAACGAAGAAGACTGGGATCTTACGACTTTACAGTTTCTAAATTCTCAGTTAGAAAGCTACGTCAACATG TTACCAGGTGGAGTGGATCTGACCTTGACAGAGCTCCAGGACATGGCTGCTCGACAACAACATCAGATTGAAAGTCAGCAGCAAGTCCTGGTTGCTAAGGAGCAAAGActtaaatttttgaaacaacaagaacaaaaacAACAGCAAATAACAGTAGAAAATGAACGATTGAAAAAGTTACGAGACAAGATTGAAACACAAGAAATGAAACTCAGAAAGTTGAGAGAGCTGAGAGGAGAGGTTGAAAAACAGCAAAGTAACAATGGAAATTTAA ATTCAGAGCTGGATAGTGTTAAAGCGTTGTttacagaaaaagaaaaagaattagtGATGGCAGTAGCCAAAGTGGAACAATTAACACAACAAttagaagaaataaaaaaagaaagagcaAATCAGAAAAATGGAGAAAAAAGTGCTGCTGCAATTGAATTAGAAAAACTGAAGCAAGAATTGATG cTGAGAAATAAAATGAATGAGCAACAGAATTCTAAGTTGAATGCTCACAGGGAAATGTTAAGTAAAAGAAAGGACGAAGTATCCAAAATGGATAACAGAATTCAAGAACTTCAGCAaagattaaagaaaaagaaagcaCATCAAGCAGAACAACATAAACAAATGGCCAATCAAAACAAAGGACCAAATCGTCCAATTGGATCAAATATTGCGGCCATTGAGCCATACTTACAATACTCAAACAAGCAAGAAAATGGTGATATTGATTTAAAATCAGAATTTGCAAAGCAAGATCCAAAATATCAAACTCTTCCAACAAATACAAAGTTTGCTTTACCTGAAAAGTCGAAAATTTCAAAAGACAACGAGAGCaaagaacaaaataataatacaacAAAACAAGAACAGATGAGAATTCCATTAAGTGTAAATGTTAATTCAGACTCCAAATCTGTGCAAAATGGATTTTCTCAAAATCAGTTATCAAGTTCTATAATAAAAGCTGCTAAGCGTCATCAGAGCATGTCAACAACGTCAACAACAAACAGTATTTCACAATCGTATTCTGCTCCCCCACCGATACCCGCTAGAGCAGCTACAACAAATCTGACATACTTAGCACCCAGACCATTTGGTACAACTTACAGTACTAATGTGTTGACAAACAGGATACATGCCCCTGTGTCTTCCGTCAATGTAAACGAGGAAGTACGAACAAGTGGTAGTGGACAAAGTTCACCAGCATCGAGTGAAGGTTCTCAGAAAGAATTACCACATGATATGCATGGAACGTTAATAAATGATCCTTTACAACCAACTGGTGCTCCAACTGTCTATGTTAAACATGGACAGGAAAATAATTCTCAGCAAAAATCACATGATCAAGTGGATTCTTCTCGTGTTATCGGTACTAAAAATAAGGTAGAAAATGGACATTCATCATCAAAAGATTCACCACCGAATTCAAGCTCTGGTGGCTCAGACAATTCATTGAATAATGGTGGCACATCAACGAATATCTCAAAACAACCGCTAAGGTATGCATCCAAGAATCTTATAGCTAACACTTACATGGGTCGTTTAGGACCTGAAGccatgaaaaaatatcaacaaaattttaatatgttatatagTGGTGATACAAGTGAGAAAACAGACAATAAAAAAGATTCAGAAACAAAGgatcaaaataaaaatgacaatgttACGTCACAGGGCAGTCCACTATCACCAACACGGCATGGACATCAACATCCACAAGGATTACATTCTCCAGGATCTCCACATTACACAGACATTGCATCAGATAAAGTCAGTCACAATCGGAATACACCAAGGACTATAAGACGGAGACATTCTGACAGTGAAAATGAAGATATGACTAAATTACTTCATAAATATAATGTTCATTCTCCACAACATCaacaaaatgcatttaatttcaataatttgcAGCATGAAACGCAGGCTACTTCATTTATGGATCAAATTCCAGAAAAAGTGCCTGTCGATGATTTAGGAAATTTAGTGGATGTTCAAATGACTGATGAAAAAAATAGTGATTCAAATACTTCTTCCTCCATTTCGCCAGTAGAAAGTCCAAAAATAGAACAAACCACAGTTGTTCGGAggaagaaaacaaatttgaaacaTGCAAATTCTATCAAAAATGCAAACCGTGTTAGTTTTGATCCATTAGCCTTGTTGTTAGATGCTTCTTTGGAAGGAGAATTAGAATTGGTGAAAAGATGTGCTAGTCAG GTAGCTAATGTTAGTGAGTCAAATGATGAGGGGATAACAGCATTACATAATGCAATATGTGCTGGTCATTATGATATTGTCACTTTCTTAGTGGAGTTTGGTTGTGATGTTAATTCTCCTGATAGCGATGGATG GACTCCCTTACATTGTGCAGCTTCATGTAACAATTTACCGATGGTTAAATTCTTAGTGGAGCATGGAGCATGTATTTTCGCCACAACAATCAGTGACCAGGAGACAGCAGCTGAGAAATGTGAAGAGGAAGAGGAAGGATTTGATAACTGTTCTGATTATCTTTATA GTATACAAGAAAAACTGGGTATCCTAAATAACGGTGCAGTGTATGCCGTTTTTGACTATGATGGCCTAAATTCAGATGAACTTAGTTTTACTATTGGAGATGAAATAACAGTCCTCAAAAAGGGAGATGAACATGAAAAGGAATGGTGGTGGTCCAAAATCTCAAAAACAGAAGGATATATACCCAGGAATTTAGTAGGG ttATACCCAAGAGTATTACCAGACCAGTCCTCTTCAGATAGCTGA